AAAGTGTCAGCTATGTTTCATCATCAGAGTAATCCTGTCGCTGATTACTTATGGAATAAAGCACGCCATCATTTTGGTGGCCGTTTGCATTCCCGTGACGCAGGAATTAAACCCTTTATCGCGTCAGTGCGTGAAGGTTTTTGGGGCTATTATTTACCCGATCAGGATCATGGTGAAGAACACAGCGAATTTGTCGATTTTTTTGCCACTTATAAAGCGACACTGCCTGCACTTGGGCGTTTAATGAAAGTTTGTCGCGCAGCCGTTGTTCCGTTATTTCCGGTTTATAACTGCCAGACTCATAAGTTGGATATTTATATCCGTCCGCCAATGGATGATATTGCAGGGCAGGATGATGCCTATATTGCGCGCCGCATGAATGAAGAATTAGAAGAATTGGTTAAACCTAACCCTGAACAATACACGTGGATCTTAAAATTGCTTAAGACGCGGAAAGAAGGGGATATTGAACCTTATAAAAGGAAAGATCTTTGATTATTACTCCTCGCAGCGCGAGGAGTAAGGCATTTTCATAATTTAAGGGTATCGCAATTACTCAACTTCAAGCACACGGCAGGTATTGGTACTGCCAATAGTGCCCATTTGGTCACCTTGAGTCACGAGTACGAGATCCCCAGAGATGAGATAGCCTTTATCGCGCAGGCGGTTCACGGCTTCGTTTGCCGCCGCGATCCCATCAGTATGTGAACTACAATAAACTGGCGTTACGCCACGATAAAGGGCAGTGCGGTTTAAGGTTGATTCATGGCGAGACATCGAAAAGATAGGCAGGCCAGAACTAATGCGAGACATCATGCGAGCGGTGCGGCCAGATTCAGTCATGGCAATAATCGCTTTGACGCCTTTCAGGTGGTTGGCAGCGTACATGGTGGACATTGAAATCGCTTCTTCAATGCTGTCAAATGTCATATCCAGGCGATGTTTGGAGATATTGACACTGGGCATTTTTTCCGCCCCAAGACAGACTTGTGCCATTGCGGCAACGGTTTCCGCAGGATATTGTCCCGCTGCCGTTTCGGCAGAAAGCATCACCGCATCAGTCCCATCCAGTACCGCGTTGGCGACATCCATCACTTCAGCACGGGTTGGCATTGGGTTGGTGATCATGGATTCCATCATTTGCGTGGCCGTAATCACGACACGATTCAGTTGGCGAGCGCGGCGGATCAGTTTCTTCTGTACACCAACCAGTTCAGGGTCGCCGATTTCAACACCGAGATCACCGCGAGCGACCATGACAACATCGGATGCCAGAATAACTTCATCGATAATTTCGTCGCTGCTGACGGCTTCCGCCCGCTCAACTTTTGCGACAATTTGGGTTTCACAGCCTGCATCTCGTGCAAGACGGCGGGCGTAATTCAAATCTTCACCTGAACGGGGGAAAGAAACAGCGAGATAATCAACACCAATTTTGGCGGCTGTCATAATATCTTCTTTATCTTTTGCTGTCAGCGCTTCGGCTGATAACCCGCCACCCAGTTTATTGATGCCTTTGTTGTTGGAAAGGGGGCCGCCGACAGTCACTTCCGTGAAGACTTTCATACCCTGGACATCCAGTACCTTCAATTGGACGCGCCCATCATCCAATAGCAGGATATCACCGGCTGTGACATCTGAAGGCAGGCCTTTATAATCAATGCCGACTTTTTCTTTATCTCCTTCTCCTTTACCCAGATTGGCATCCAGCAGGAATTTATCCCCAATATTCAGGAAAATTTTTCCTTCCTTAAACGTGGATACGCGTATTTTGGGGCCTTGGAGATCACCGAGGATAGCGACGTGGCAGCCTAAACGAGCCGCAATTTCGCGCACTTTATTCGCACGTTGGAGATGATCTTCCGCAGTACCATGAGAAAAATTGAGGCGGACGACGTTGGCTCCCGCTTTGATAACGTTTTCTAGATTGTTGTCACGATCTGTAGCCGGGCCAAGTGTAGTGACGATTTTTGTTCTTCTGAGCCGTCTGGACATGTATTACTCCGTTGACTTGTGAAGTATACCTTCCGTTTTTCAAGTTGCTTGCTGTAACTCAAAATCCATTGGGTATATGCGTTTTCGATTACCGTAATATAACCATTTAATTTATTGATTATTAACCCTGTACTGCGAATATGCAGATGGGGAAAGTCTACCTATGCTACCAGTCTGGGGAGTTGATAAATAGTGAACAAAAACACAGTCTATTTTCTGGTTTATTCATGCTTATCAAAGCGTGAATTACGCAACGCGTCTTTGACCCTCTTCAAATTATCCCTGAATTTTGCGCCTCGGCGCAGGGTAAAACCCGTTGCCAGCACGTCAATGATGGTTAATTGCGCAATTCTTGAGACCATCGGCATATAAATATCGGTATCTTCGGGAACATCCAGCAGAATGGAGAGCGTCGCTTCGTGTGCTAATGGAGAGCCTGTCGAAGTAATAGCGATCACGGTGGCATCATTTTCGCGGGCCAGTTTCGCAATTTCGACGAGGTTTTTTGTTCTTCCGGTATGGGAAATCAGGACGACAACATCGCCTTCGCTACTGTTAATGCAGCTCATTCGTTGCATCACAATATCGTCAAAATAGGTCACTGGAATGTTGAAGCGAAAAAATTTGTTCATGGCATCATGGGCGACAGCGGCTGATGCCCCTAAACCGAAAAAAGAGAGTTTTCTGGCTTGGGTTAGCAAATCAACAGCCCGGTTAATGGCCGCAATATCCAGATTACCTTTGACCGTTTCCAAATTTGCCATCACGGATTCGAAAATTTTGTGTGTATAAGAGGTGACGCTGTCACTTTCTTCCACATTGCGGTTTACATAAGGTGTGCCATTGGCGAGGCTCTGTGCCAGATGCAATTTAAAATCGGGAAACCCTTTGGTGTTGAGGCGGCGACAAAAGCGATTAACCGTCGGTTCACTCACATTCGCCATTTTAGCCAGAGTGGCAATACTTGAATGGATGGCAGTCTGTGGTGAAGCAAGGATGACCTGCGCCACCTTTTTCTCTGACTTACTCAAAACATCAAGACTATTTTGGAGCCGTTCCAGTGTGTTCATAAGACGAAGTTCAACCTCGGTTTTAACGATTTCATTAACAGGGGGAAATCTATGTCATTTTTATGAAAATATACTACTTGTCATTGAACGCGGGCAGTGGCAACAACCGGATAACCTGGGATTTTTCATCAAAATATGACAAGTGTCTAACTTTCAACTTGGTAAGATTACTTCTTAATCGTTGTAAATTTTCAGTTGATAGTCACTACTCAGTGTAAATTATGACCATATCGTCAATGAATGCAAAATGGTAATCAGTATTTACTGCCTATAACCAAAAGAGTACATTACCTGCAAGTTCTGTAAAAAAATTACAATACCCCGTAATTGAGGAGATGCAACATGGCGGTGACGTCTACAGCTCAGGCTTGTAATTTGGTAATTTTTGGGGCGAAAGGAGACTTAGCACGCCGGAAATTAATGCCTTCCCTTTACCAGTTGGAAAAAGCAGGTTATATCCATCCGGATACCCGAATTATCGGTGTCGGCCGGGCTGACTGGGATAAAAAAGCCTATACCAAAGTCGTTGAGGAAGCGTTAGTTACATTTATG
This genomic interval from Xenorhabdus doucetiae contains the following:
- the pyk gene encoding pyruvate kinase, whose product is MSRRLRRTKIVTTLGPATDRDNNLENVIKAGANVVRLNFSHGTAEDHLQRANKVREIAARLGCHVAILGDLQGPKIRVSTFKEGKIFLNIGDKFLLDANLGKGEGDKEKVGIDYKGLPSDVTAGDILLLDDGRVQLKVLDVQGMKVFTEVTVGGPLSNNKGINKLGGGLSAEALTAKDKEDIMTAAKIGVDYLAVSFPRSGEDLNYARRLARDAGCETQIVAKVERAEAVSSDEIIDEVILASDVVMVARGDLGVEIGDPELVGVQKKLIRRARQLNRVVITATQMMESMITNPMPTRAEVMDVANAVLDGTDAVMLSAETAAGQYPAETVAAMAQVCLGAEKMPSVNISKHRLDMTFDSIEEAISMSTMYAANHLKGVKAIIAMTESGRTARMMSRISSGLPIFSMSRHESTLNRTALYRGVTPVYCSSHTDGIAAANEAVNRLRDKGYLISGDLVLVTQGDQMGTIGSTNTCRVLEVE
- the lpxM gene encoding lauroyl-Kdo(2)-lipid IV(A) myristoyltransferase (LpxM is lauroyl-Kdo(2)-lipid IV(A) myristoyltransferase, an enzyme characterized in Escherichia coli and involved in biosynthesis of the form of lipid A found in that species and some closely related species.) — its product is MNKEKDTDSKLGYVPRFHRAYLHPRYWGLWAGVGILAGLSYVPAKWRDPFLAKIGTWAGRKAKSARRRAKINLIYCFPELTAQQRETLIDRMFATAPQSFVMLAELCLKGVKSTLERTQWHGEEIIQTLKAQGKNVIFMVPHGWSVDIPAMLLIARGQKVSAMFHHQSNPVADYLWNKARHHFGGRLHSRDAGIKPFIASVREGFWGYYLPDQDHGEEHSEFVDFFATYKATLPALGRLMKVCRAAVVPLFPVYNCQTHKLDIYIRPPMDDIAGQDDAYIARRMNEELEELVKPNPEQYTWILKLLKTRKEGDIEPYKRKDL
- a CDS encoding MurR/RpiR family transcriptional regulator, translated to MNTLERLQNSLDVLSKSEKKVAQVILASPQTAIHSSIATLAKMANVSEPTVNRFCRRLNTKGFPDFKLHLAQSLANGTPYVNRNVEESDSVTSYTHKIFESVMANLETVKGNLDIAAINRAVDLLTQARKLSFFGLGASAAVAHDAMNKFFRFNIPVTYFDDIVMQRMSCINSSEGDVVVLISHTGRTKNLVEIAKLARENDATVIAITSTGSPLAHEATLSILLDVPEDTDIYMPMVSRIAQLTIIDVLATGFTLRRGAKFRDNLKRVKDALRNSRFDKHE